In one uncultured Methanobrevibacter sp. genomic region, the following are encoded:
- a CDS encoding sister chromatid cohesion protein PDS5, with protein MLEKDEEETLKELRKIQKSNENWKNNIDNVAVILNESYSVNVKAKALWMLGEMGLRYPQHVKLYVELISEYLENDNPKLRERSINALGRIGRADKDLICPYFDKLMKTRNDKIGKVRLSFVWACENIATNAPELFCKKLDIFHDLISDSNEKVRIEAPEMFRVVGKRKPMCVKPYFDKLQYFADNDEHKVVRIHCAGAIRITKNALNQ; from the coding sequence ATGCTTGAAAAGGATGAAGAAGAAACATTAAAAGAATTAAGGAAAATACAGAAGAGCAATGAAAATTGGAAAAACAATATAGATAATGTTGCAGTAATCCTGAATGAAAGTTATTCTGTTAATGTTAAAGCAAAAGCGTTATGGATGCTTGGTGAGATGGGATTAAGATATCCTCAACATGTGAAATTATATGTGGAACTAATTTCTGAGTATCTGGAAAATGACAATCCAAAATTGAGGGAAAGGTCAATCAATGCATTGGGGAGGATTGGAAGAGCAGACAAAGACTTGATATGTCCGTATTTTGATAAATTGATGAAAACAAGAAATGATAAAATAGGTAAGGTTAGACTTTCATTTGTTTGGGCTTGTGAAAATATAGCAACAAACGCTCCGGAGCTATTTTGTAAAAAATTAGATATTTTTCATGATTTGATTTCCGATTCAAATGAAAAGGTTCGCATTGAAGCGCCTGAAATGTTTAGAGTAGTTGGAAAAAGAAAACCTATGTGTGTTAAACCTTATTTTGATAAATTACAATACTTTGCGGATAATGATGAACATAAGGTAGTTCGAATTCATTGTGCGGGTGCAATCCGTATTACAAAAAATGCATTGAATCAATAA
- a CDS encoding aldo/keto reductase, with protein sequence MKFKKLNNNEKLPFVNYGVYEISPKDTKNAVLNALERGYTAIDGAQVYYNEKEVGEAIKESEIPREEIYLTSKNWVSNSGYDKTIKAVNKTLEDLQTDYLDLLLIHQPFGDYYGSYRALQDLQKDGTLLSIGVSNFDSARLVDLTMNFDIVPQVNQVETTPYFQQYEANEIMNKLEVVHQSWGPLSEGLNNLFENKILLEIAEKYDKSTVQVIFRWLIDRDIPFSCRSIKTKRMEENIDIFDFKLNKKDIEKIKELDCGKSPFNDYDDPETAEEFNSEII encoded by the coding sequence ATGAAATTTAAAAAATTAAACAACAACGAAAAATTACCTTTTGTAAATTATGGAGTTTATGAAATCAGCCCTAAAGATACAAAAAACGCAGTTCTTAATGCTCTAGAAAGGGGTTATACTGCAATTGATGGTGCACAGGTATATTATAATGAAAAAGAAGTTGGTGAAGCAATCAAAGAATCTGAAATCCCTAGGGAAGAGATTTATTTAACCAGTAAAAATTGGGTTAGCAATTCAGGATATGACAAAACAATAAAAGCGGTTAATAAAACATTGGAAGATTTACAAACTGATTATCTTGATTTACTACTCATTCATCAACCTTTTGGAGATTATTATGGATCATACAGGGCATTGCAGGACTTACAAAAAGATGGAACATTATTGTCTATTGGTGTTTCAAATTTTGATTCCGCCCGTTTGGTTGACTTGACTATGAATTTTGACATTGTTCCCCAAGTCAATCAGGTTGAAACAACACCTTATTTTCAGCAATATGAAGCAAATGAAATCATGAATAAATTGGAAGTTGTCCATCAAAGTTGGGGGCCTCTTTCTGAGGGGTTAAATAATTTATTTGAAAATAAAATCCTTTTAGAAATTGCAGAAAAATATGATAAAAGTACAGTACAGGTTATATTCAGATGGTTGATAGACAGAGATATTCCATTTTCATGCAGGTCTATTAAAACAAAAAGAATGGAAGAAAATATTGATATTTTTGATTTTAAATTAAATAAAAAGGATATTGAAAAAATCAAAGAATTGGATTGTGGTAAAAGTCCTTTCAATGATTATGATGATCCTGAAACTGCAGAAGAATTTAATTCTGAGATAATTTAA